The Enterobacteriaceae endosymbiont of Donacia thalassina genome contains the following window.
ATAAATGGTGAATTAAAACTTGAAATAACTGATCCCCACGGTATCGGGGTTCGTACCACATTTGAAATTAGTGCAAATAATTATATTACTAAAAAAATAAATTTAATTTTTACAGTACCTACAAGCCCTAATACCCCACGTGCTAGAATGTACGGGCACATGACTGAATTTTTATTTGTTAATGGGATAAAATTTAAAAGGCCTATTTTAAGTGCAGAACGTTTAGGAGATCAAGTTAATCATTATTTAAATGAAGATTGGTCAAAATTTAATTGGTATAATGCAGTTTCATATTGTGAATCACAGGGATCTAGGTTACCAACAAAAGATGAATTATTGAATTTTTATCATGAACATTCAGGTGATGATTTACTTAGTAATTATGGGTGGCCTATAGTTGAAAGATTTAATTTTATATGGACTTCTACTCCTATAATAAATATGTATTTTAGAGATCCATTACATTTTCATATTAATTTTTTAAATGGAGATATAGATAAAGGAATTACTGGGAATATTTTTTCATTTTTATGTGTAGAGTAGAATAAAGGTAATACTCTTTTATATATGTTTAAAACATAAGAATAATTTATTCTTTAAAATTAATATTTTTCTAAAACTAGAAAATTAGTTTTATTATTTTTTTTATTTGATATTTGATTTTTTAAAATATACAAATTATAAAAATTAGCAGATATTTTATTACCTATTGCAACTAATTTTTTAGATGGATTATTTTTAATTAACTTCATTGCTTTTGAAGAACTAGAACAATATTCTACCCCCCAATTGGGATATTTTTTAATAAAATTACTACATTGTTTTAATGGTTCTGAATGACTAAAAATTTTTTCTATTTTATTTAGAACTATATTTTTTTTACAAGCAACTAAACAATGTTGTATGGGTAATGTAAAATTTTTTTTTATAAATAAAAAATCATTTTTTTTTAATAATTTTAATACTTCTTTTATCAAACCTGTACAATTATTATAAATTGGTACTATAGCTAAATTAATAATTTCATTTTTGATATAAAAAAAAATTTCAGTAAAATTTATACAGCTTATATTAATAAGAATTTTTTTAAAAAAATT
Protein-coding sequences here:
- a CDS encoding prephenate dehydratase domain-containing protein encodes the protein MLKTIKKNIIINCNINDFIKKNHLQQNIINKYHKSIAFLGPIGSYSHLATLAYINKNFFKKILINISCINFTEIFFYIKNEIINLAIVPIYNNCTGLIKEVLKLLKKNDFLFIKKNFTLPIQHCLVACKKNIVLNKIEKIFSHSEPLKQCSNFIKKYPNWGVEYCSSSSKAMKLIKNNPSKKLVAIGNKISANFYNLYILKNQISNKKNNKTNFLVLEKY